One segment of Pleomorphomonas sp. PLEO DNA contains the following:
- a CDS encoding Fe(3+) ABC transporter substrate-binding protein yields the protein MRQMMLSLTALIPLAVTGTAAADVNIYTTREPGLIQPLIDSFTKATGIAAKTVFLQDGLAERVSTEGESSPADILMTVDAGNLVDLVEKGVTQPINSAVLNEAVPAQLRDENGQWFGLSYRARVIYAAQDLDVNGLTYEDLADPKWKGKVCIRSGQHPYNTALFASYITHHGEEATETWLTGLKDNLARKAAGGDRDGARDILGGICDLAVANSYYVGLMRSGKGGEEQTTWGNAIKVILPTFKDGGTQVNISGAAIAKHAPNKDEAVKFLEYLVSDEAQEIYAKANYEYPVKAGVAADPIVASFGELTVDKTPLSEIIKHRKAASQLVDKVGFDS from the coding sequence ATGCGACAGATGATGCTCAGCCTGACGGCGCTCATTCCCCTTGCCGTCACGGGCACCGCCGCCGCCGACGTCAATATCTACACGACGCGCGAACCAGGGCTGATCCAGCCGCTGATCGACAGTTTCACCAAGGCGACGGGCATTGCCGCCAAGACCGTATTCCTGCAGGACGGCCTTGCCGAGCGCGTCTCCACCGAGGGAGAAAGCTCGCCAGCCGACATCCTGATGACCGTCGACGCCGGAAACTTGGTTGACCTCGTCGAAAAGGGTGTGACGCAGCCAATCAATTCCGCGGTTCTGAATGAGGCCGTGCCGGCGCAGCTGCGTGACGAGAACGGCCAGTGGTTCGGCCTGTCCTACCGCGCCCGCGTCATCTACGCGGCCCAAGACCTCGATGTGAACGGCCTCACCTATGAGGATCTTGCCGACCCCAAGTGGAAGGGCAAGGTGTGCATCCGCTCGGGCCAGCACCCCTACAATACGGCCCTGTTCGCCAGTTACATCACCCACCACGGCGAAGAAGCGACGGAGACCTGGCTGACCGGCCTCAAGGACAACCTCGCCCGCAAGGCGGCCGGCGGCGATCGCGATGGCGCTCGCGACATCCTCGGTGGCATCTGCGATCTCGCCGTTGCCAACTCTTACTATGTCGGGCTGATGCGCTCCGGCAAAGGTGGCGAAGAGCAGACCACGTGGGGCAATGCGATCAAGGTCATTCTGCCGACGTTCAAGGACGGTGGTACGCAGGTGAATATCTCCGGCGCGGCCATTGCCAAGCATGCCCCCAACAAGGACGAAGCCGTGAAGTTCCTGGAGTATCTCGTCTCCGACGAGGCGCAGGAAATCTATGCCAAGGCCAACTACGAGTATCCGGTGAAGGCTGGCGTCGCGGCCGATCCGATCGTTGCCTCGTTCGGTGAGCTCACCGTCGACAAGACGCCGCTGAGCGAGATCATCAAGCACCGCAAGGCGGCAAGCCAACTGGTCGACAAGGTCGGCTTCGACAGTTAA
- a CDS encoding ABC transporter permease: MALLAETAISLKAAPSRRRPGWRFAAAVIAVLVGLPVLALGSQAVGGSPGLWLHLASTILPRALAETLALLVGVGLIAGLLGVALAWLVTAHDFPGRGILEWALLLPLAVPTYIVAYAYLDILHPTGGFQGAVRWVLGYASPREFRLPDVRSLPGCVLLFSLVLYPYVYLTTRAMFLTQSANLFDAARMLGTPHRRLFWRVALPLARPAIAVGVSLVLMEALNDVGASQFLGVRTLTVSIYTTWITQNDLAGATQIALLLLSIVVMLISLERWARRRQGYVSGSRGRTLRPERCGGLRGIGLFALGALPVTFGFLIPAIHLIEEAWTRWRFAGLSDRLIGEARDTLLYAGGATLLTLVLGVVAAYALRLSSGRAGPLIFRLSTIGYAMPGTVVALGVLLVVAPLDRTIDGAVRQWLGLSTGLLFIGSGAALIYAYMVRFLAITAGSADAGLARIPKSLDDAARTLGRSAGDTLYAVHLPLTRASLAAGALLVFVDCIKELPATLLLRPLNFETFATHLYGEAARGTYEEASLAALAIVLIGILPVIVLSRVGRKPST, encoded by the coding sequence ATGGCTTTGCTTGCCGAAACCGCTATTTCATTGAAGGCAGCGCCTTCCCGGCGTCGCCCTGGCTGGCGCTTTGCCGCCGCCGTCATTGCCGTGCTCGTCGGCCTGCCTGTGTTGGCCCTCGGCTCGCAGGCGGTTGGCGGCTCGCCCGGCTTGTGGCTCCACCTTGCCAGCACCATTTTGCCGAGGGCGCTGGCCGAGACTTTGGCCTTGCTCGTCGGTGTCGGGCTGATCGCAGGCCTACTGGGGGTGGCGCTCGCCTGGCTGGTGACGGCCCACGACTTCCCAGGACGCGGCATTCTCGAATGGGCGCTGTTGTTGCCGCTTGCAGTGCCGACCTACATCGTCGCCTACGCCTATCTCGATATCCTGCATCCAACCGGCGGCTTCCAGGGCGCCGTCCGCTGGGTCCTGGGCTATGCAAGCCCGCGCGAGTTCCGCTTACCTGACGTTCGCTCGCTGCCCGGCTGCGTGCTGCTATTTTCCCTGGTCCTCTACCCTTACGTCTATCTCACGACGCGGGCGATGTTCCTGACCCAGTCGGCAAACCTGTTCGATGCGGCCCGCATGCTCGGCACACCGCACCGGAGACTGTTCTGGCGCGTAGCGCTACCGCTTGCCCGACCGGCGATCGCCGTTGGCGTCAGCCTCGTGCTGATGGAGGCGCTCAACGACGTTGGCGCCTCGCAATTCCTCGGCGTGCGCACGCTGACAGTGTCGATCTACACCACCTGGATAACGCAGAACGATCTGGCCGGCGCCACCCAAATCGCGTTGCTGCTGCTCTCGATCGTCGTCATGCTGATCTCCCTCGAGCGATGGGCGCGGCGCCGACAAGGCTATGTCTCTGGCTCACGCGGACGAACGTTGCGACCAGAGCGGTGCGGCGGTCTCAGAGGGATCGGCCTCTTCGCGCTCGGCGCCTTACCGGTGACGTTCGGCTTTCTGATCCCGGCCATCCACCTCATTGAAGAGGCGTGGACGCGATGGCGCTTCGCAGGCCTCTCCGACCGGCTCATTGGCGAGGCGCGCGACACCCTGCTCTATGCCGGAGGCGCCACTTTGCTTACCCTGGTGTTAGGCGTCGTCGCCGCCTACGCACTGCGACTGTCGTCGGGGCGGGCCGGTCCGTTGATCTTCAGGCTGTCAACGATCGGCTACGCCATGCCGGGCACCGTCGTCGCTCTCGGCGTGCTGCTGGTGGTGGCACCGCTCGATCGCACCATCGACGGTGCGGTTCGGCAATGGCTCGGCCTGTCGACAGGGCTTCTGTTCATCGGTTCGGGCGCGGCGCTGATTTACGCCTACATGGTGCGTTTCCTGGCGATCACCGCCGGCAGCGCCGACGCCGGACTTGCTCGGATACCAAAATCACTCGACGACGCAGCGCGCACGCTCGGCCGCTCGGCAGGGGATACGCTTTACGCCGTGCACTTGCCGCTGACGCGCGCCTCTCTGGCAGCCGGCGCGCTGTTGGTGTTCGTCGACTGCATCAAGGAATTGCCGGCGACATTGCTCCTGAGGCCGCTCAACTTCGAGACCTTCGCCACGCACCTCTATGGCGAAGCGGCACGTGGTACCTATGAGGAAGCCTCGCTGGCGGCACTGGCCATTGTGCTCATCGGCATCCTGCCGGTGATCGTGCTCTCCCGGGTGGGACGGAAGCCGTCCACATGA
- a CDS encoding TIGR03808 family TAT-translocated repetitive protein — protein sequence MNRRAFLFGTITSLAMPAVARSGTLGLAELRGSLTAPEARPIVRRTGDRSMELQAAINRAARAGRPLYIPAGRYEVSNIHLPDRTRLVGVPGETRLVYSGGGRLLYSEDAHTLSLDGLALDGANRTLSDEDDGLLSLAFVEDLDISRLLVQGSVGHGIALTRVGGSLRDCRVSGAGGVGIVSTEGRALAIAGNAVSDCARGGIHLRRWTAGDDGSTLRDNRIDRVGGGGIRLSSAGNVRISDNDLRAIEGVGIVADAGSVGAAVSGNTIDGAGLGIALLGGNGDRLSLVEGNTVRNIAGDTALTAVGGRSGGVGIHVETPGSVTGNIVEAAPHLGLSLGWGATLGSVVASGNVVRRTGVGIGVSVLAPPEQATIVTGNLLVEVPGGAVRGMRFAEFATDDLTRIGAAAWPGLTVGENRVA from the coding sequence ATGAACCGCCGCGCGTTCCTCTTCGGGACGATTACGAGCCTTGCCATGCCGGCGGTGGCCCGTTCCGGCACGCTCGGCCTCGCCGAACTGCGCGGCAGCCTGACAGCGCCCGAGGCGCGGCCGATCGTTCGCCGGACAGGCGATCGCAGCATGGAACTGCAGGCCGCCATCAACCGGGCTGCCAGAGCCGGCAGGCCACTTTACATTCCCGCCGGTCGTTACGAGGTCTCCAACATCCACCTGCCGGATCGCACTCGCCTTGTCGGCGTGCCGGGCGAAACGCGGCTCGTCTATTCGGGCGGTGGCCGGCTCCTCTATTCGGAAGATGCGCACACCTTGTCGTTGGACGGCTTGGCGCTCGACGGGGCCAACCGGACACTGTCCGACGAGGACGACGGGCTCTTGTCACTCGCCTTCGTCGAGGACCTCGATATCTCCCGCCTCCTCGTGCAGGGCAGTGTCGGCCACGGCATCGCGCTGACCCGAGTGGGAGGCAGCCTTCGCGATTGCCGCGTTTCCGGCGCCGGTGGCGTTGGGATTGTGTCGACCGAGGGGAGGGCGCTTGCCATCGCAGGCAACGCAGTGAGTGATTGCGCGCGCGGCGGCATCCATCTCCGGCGCTGGACGGCGGGAGATGATGGTTCGACGCTGCGCGACAACCGCATAGATCGGGTGGGCGGGGGAGGTATCCGCCTATCCTCCGCCGGTAACGTTCGAATCTCGGACAACGATCTCCGTGCCATCGAAGGAGTGGGCATCGTCGCCGATGCCGGTTCGGTGGGGGCCGCGGTCAGCGGCAACACGATTGATGGCGCCGGGCTCGGCATCGCGCTGCTTGGCGGCAACGGCGACCGCCTGTCCCTAGTCGAGGGCAATACCGTGCGCAACATCGCCGGCGATACGGCGTTGACGGCGGTCGGCGGTCGGTCGGGCGGCGTTGGCATTCATGTTGAGACACCGGGATCGGTGACTGGCAATATCGTTGAAGCCGCGCCGCATCTCGGTCTGTCGCTCGGCTGGGGGGCGACGCTCGGTAGCGTCGTCGCATCCGGAAATGTCGTCAGGCGGACCGGGGTCGGCATCGGCGTGTCGGTGTTGGCACCGCCCGAGCAGGCAACCATCGTTACCGGCAATCTCCTGGTCGAAGTGCCGGGCGGCGCGGTGCGCGGCATGCGGTTTGCCGAGTTCGCAACCGATGACCTCACGCGGATCGGCGCCGCGGCCTGGCCCGGTCTCACGGTTGGGGAAAACCGCGTGGCCTGA
- a CDS encoding heavy metal translocating P-type ATPase, whose amino-acid sequence MGDIALKTRFKVDGMDCAACAARVEGVVARLGGVEDVSVSVMTGSMVVHHDKTVDLAALENAVSRLGYGINAERSERRAEQHAEEEHECDCCGHGESGHAEHAHHDHDHHGHDHAHEEHDHAEHDHAGSSHSGHDHAGHVHAEIEGAWWKSPAGLHTIGVGLGIVAAYAFGRLVPEAERWLFLAVMLVGLAPIALRALRLAQAWELFSIETLMTIAAVGAVFLNAGEEAAAVVFFFLVGELLEGLAARRARSSIKALAGLVPETAHLVAGGTTREVAASALVVGNEVLVRPGDRVPCDGLVVAGTSSIDESMVTGESVPVTRGEGASVYAGTINGDGVLTVRVTAPAADNTIARIVRLVTEAQETRAPVERFVNRFARYYTPAVVAIAAAVAVLPPLFDGDWHGWIYKGLAVLLIGCPCALVISTPAAIAASLACGARTGLLIKGGSVLERLRDITAVAFDKTGTLTEGMPKVTDVESFGADRDTVLRFAASLEASSSHPLAKAILAAADGAILSPVEDGRAVPGKGVIGRVDGRELFFGSADAAAERAQPSAEVLATVERLAAEGKTICLLLADGAALGLVALRDAPRPDAVAAVADLRRRGIATVMLTGDNPRAAAAVGRELGIDDVRAGLLPADKQAAIKALQDKGLIVAKIGDGINDAPALATADIGIAMGGGTDVALEAADAALLYGRVGDVAALIDLSRRTMANIRQNITIALGLKAFFLVTTVLGITGLWPAILADTGATVLVTANALRLLRTNR is encoded by the coding sequence ATGGGCGATATAGCATTAAAAACCCGCTTCAAGGTTGATGGCATGGATTGCGCTGCTTGCGCTGCCCGCGTTGAAGGAGTCGTGGCGAGGCTTGGCGGAGTCGAGGACGTGTCCGTTTCCGTGATGACGGGTTCAATGGTCGTCCACCACGACAAGACCGTCGATCTCGCCGCGCTCGAAAACGCGGTGAGCCGTCTCGGTTACGGCATCAACGCCGAGCGTTCGGAACGCCGCGCCGAACAACACGCCGAAGAAGAGCATGAATGCGACTGCTGCGGCCATGGCGAATCCGGACATGCCGAGCATGCCCATCACGACCATGATCACCATGGCCACGACCATGCGCATGAAGAACATGACCACGCCGAACATGACCACGCTGGTTCGAGCCATTCCGGCCACGATCATGCAGGCCACGTCCACGCCGAGATCGAAGGGGCCTGGTGGAAGTCTCCAGCGGGTTTGCATACGATCGGCGTAGGTCTGGGTATCGTTGCCGCCTATGCGTTCGGCCGGCTTGTACCTGAAGCGGAACGCTGGCTGTTTCTTGCCGTGATGCTTGTCGGCTTGGCACCGATCGCTCTGCGCGCCCTGCGCTTGGCACAGGCCTGGGAGCTGTTCAGTATCGAGACCTTGATGACCATAGCCGCGGTCGGCGCTGTGTTCCTCAATGCCGGCGAGGAAGCGGCGGCCGTGGTGTTCTTCTTCCTGGTCGGCGAATTGTTGGAAGGCCTCGCTGCCCGGAGAGCTCGGTCTTCGATCAAGGCGCTGGCTGGCCTTGTGCCAGAAACGGCGCATCTTGTCGCCGGCGGTACCACGCGCGAGGTTGCCGCCTCGGCACTGGTGGTTGGCAATGAGGTACTGGTTCGCCCCGGCGACCGCGTGCCGTGCGACGGCTTGGTGGTTGCCGGAACTAGCTCTATCGACGAATCCATGGTGACCGGCGAAAGCGTGCCTGTGACGCGCGGCGAGGGCGCCTCCGTCTATGCCGGCACGATCAATGGCGACGGTGTGCTTACCGTTCGCGTCACGGCTCCGGCCGCCGACAACACCATTGCACGCATCGTTCGGCTGGTCACCGAGGCTCAGGAAACCCGCGCTCCCGTCGAGCGCTTCGTCAACCGCTTCGCCAGATACTACACACCGGCAGTGGTAGCCATTGCCGCCGCCGTCGCGGTGCTGCCGCCGCTCTTTGATGGTGATTGGCACGGTTGGATCTACAAGGGGCTTGCCGTCTTGCTCATTGGCTGCCCTTGCGCGTTGGTTATTTCCACGCCGGCCGCCATCGCCGCGTCATTGGCCTGCGGCGCGCGCACCGGACTGCTGATCAAGGGGGGATCGGTGCTCGAGCGTCTGCGCGACATAACCGCCGTTGCCTTCGACAAGACCGGCACGCTGACCGAAGGCATGCCGAAGGTCACTGATGTCGAGAGCTTCGGGGCTGATCGCGATACTGTGCTGCGGTTTGCCGCCTCGCTCGAGGCGTCCTCCAGTCATCCACTGGCCAAGGCTATTCTTGCGGCTGCCGATGGGGCAATCCTCTCACCCGTCGAAGACGGCAGGGCTGTTCCGGGCAAAGGTGTCATTGGCCGTGTCGATGGGCGTGAGTTGTTCTTTGGTTCGGCCGACGCGGCTGCCGAGCGGGCGCAGCCATCGGCCGAGGTGCTCGCCACCGTCGAGCGTCTCGCCGCCGAAGGCAAGACGATCTGCCTTTTGTTGGCGGATGGCGCCGCTCTCGGTCTTGTCGCTCTTCGCGACGCGCCGCGTCCGGATGCCGTTGCCGCCGTTGCCGACCTACGGCGTCGTGGCATCGCTACCGTGATGCTGACCGGCGACAACCCACGCGCTGCCGCCGCCGTTGGCCGCGAACTCGGCATTGATGACGTGCGGGCCGGTCTTCTGCCGGCCGACAAGCAAGCCGCCATCAAGGCGCTGCAGGACAAAGGGTTGATCGTTGCCAAGATAGGGGATGGCATTAACGATGCCCCCGCGCTCGCCACTGCCGACATCGGCATTGCTATGGGCGGAGGCACCGACGTTGCGTTGGAAGCGGCGGACGCTGCCTTGCTCTACGGCCGGGTTGGCGACGTCGCGGCGCTGATCGATCTCTCCCGTCGGACGATGGCCAATATCCGGCAGAACATCACCATTGCGCTCGGGTTGAAAGCCTTCTTCCTCGTGACGACGGTGCTTGGCATCACCGGCCTCTGGCCGGCCATCCTTGCCGACACCGGCGCAACCGTGCTGGTGACCGCCAACGCGCTACGTCTGTTGCGCACCAACCGATAG
- a CDS encoding helix-turn-helix domain-containing protein, translating into MTDMPIGEISRRSQVKVPTIRYYEQIGLLPTPPRSESNRRLYGAPDLKRLSFIRHARDLGFEIDAIRTLLTLQDNPNQPCAEADSIARDKLAEVNARIESLMALKDELEAMVGGCGHRCVGECRVIEVLGDHHKCLHVEH; encoded by the coding sequence ATGACGGATATGCCGATTGGCGAAATCTCCCGGCGAAGCCAAGTCAAGGTACCGACGATCCGCTATTACGAGCAGATCGGTTTGTTGCCGACGCCGCCGCGCAGCGAGAGCAACCGTCGCCTCTACGGTGCGCCAGATCTCAAGCGTCTTTCATTCATTCGCCACGCGCGCGATCTCGGCTTTGAGATCGATGCCATTCGAACGTTGTTGACGCTTCAGGACAATCCGAACCAACCCTGCGCGGAAGCCGACAGTATCGCACGTGACAAGCTGGCCGAGGTCAATGCTCGCATCGAGAGCCTGATGGCGCTCAAGGATGAGTTGGAAGCAATGGTTGGTGGTTGCGGGCATCGTTGCGTCGGCGAGTGCCGAGTGATCGAGGTGTTGGGCGATCACCACAAGTGCCTGCACGTCGAGCACTGA
- the pfkB gene encoding 1-phosphofructokinase produces the protein MTSPIITVTLNPAIDLTVTLDDLTPGKVHRARAAQSNVGGKGINVAGCIADWGIPVVATGVLGRGNDATFTDFFKDKGIQDRFVRTAGDTRTNIKIADIVTGTTTDINLPGLTFDDETYDMVLDVLRSEVVDGALVVLAGSLPLGQPASVWARLTADLSLLRCRVVLDTSGAPLAASLAAPSGNLPFAVKPNRLELESWVGRPLKEVADIVTAARDIQALGIELVAVSRGEQGAIFLRGTTALSARLPVVNALSTVGAGDAMVAGIASSVADNLGLEALARRAVAFATAKLGRIGPNLPSPDDVRQLARRVDVAVLAS, from the coding sequence ATGACCTCGCCCATCATCACCGTTACGCTCAATCCAGCGATCGACCTCACCGTCACGCTTGATGACCTAACGCCGGGCAAGGTCCATCGCGCCCGCGCTGCGCAATCGAATGTCGGCGGCAAGGGCATCAATGTTGCCGGATGCATCGCCGACTGGGGCATTCCGGTCGTGGCGACCGGCGTGCTCGGTCGTGGCAACGATGCCACCTTCACCGACTTCTTCAAAGACAAGGGTATCCAGGATCGCTTCGTCCGCACGGCTGGCGATACCCGCACCAATATCAAGATCGCCGATATCGTTACCGGCACGACGACGGATATCAACCTGCCCGGCCTCACCTTCGACGACGAGACCTATGACATGGTGCTCGACGTGCTGCGGAGCGAAGTGGTCGACGGCGCGTTGGTCGTACTTGCCGGGTCGCTGCCGTTGGGTCAGCCGGCCAGCGTTTGGGCGAGGCTCACCGCCGATCTCAGCCTTCTGCGTTGTCGCGTCGTGCTCGACACCTCCGGCGCGCCGCTCGCGGCCTCGCTCGCCGCTCCGAGTGGCAACCTGCCGTTTGCCGTCAAGCCCAACCGGTTGGAATTGGAGTCGTGGGTCGGTCGGCCGCTCAAGGAGGTGGCCGATATCGTCACCGCGGCCCGGGATATCCAGGCACTCGGTATCGAATTGGTCGCCGTCTCGCGCGGTGAACAAGGGGCAATCTTCCTGCGGGGCACCACCGCGCTTTCGGCCCGCCTACCGGTGGTCAACGCACTATCGACGGTGGGCGCGGGCGATGCCATGGTGGCCGGCATAGCCTCTTCGGTCGCCGATAACCTGGGGCTAGAGGCGCTGGCTCGCCGGGCGGTGGCGTTTGCAACAGCCAAACTCGGTCGAATCGGGCCGAACCTTCCTTCGCCCGACGATGTGCGGCAACTGGCCCGCCGGGTCGACGTGGCAGTGCTTGCCAGCTGA